One Streptomyces sp. B21-105 genomic region harbors:
- the qcrB gene encoding cytochrome bc1 complex cytochrome b subunit gives MGEYAGSVNGATRQGSSRPRGEPGKGERVADWADGRLGLYTLARANLRKVFPDHWSFMLGEICLYSFLILILTGVYLTLFFEPSSAEVVYHGSYAPLNGIRMTRAYESTLDISFDVRGGLLIRQIHHWSALVFVTGMLVHMMRVFFTGAFRKPREVNWVFGWLLLFLGILTGLTGYSLPDDLLSGTGVRFADGAILSVPIVGTYLSFFLFGGEFPGHDIISRFYPIHVLLLPGIMLGLVVAHLILVFFHKHTQYPGPGRDQKSVVGMPFMPVYMAKAGGFFFLVFGVLAVMGGIASVNPVWAFGPYRPDLVTTGAQPDWYLGFSEGLIRVMPGWEINAWGHTLELGVLIPFSLFPLILLALGVYPFVEAWITGDKREHHILDRPRNAPVRTGLGVAWLTLYAVLLLGGGNDIVATHLHLSINAITWFVRVSVFVAPVVAFVVTKRICLGLQRRDRDKVLHGRETGTIRRLPHGEYIEVHEPLGRDRLFTLTQHEQPPPYGIGPLVDHNGVRRPVTVSERVRARLARAMFGADSHIPKPTPEEYRELTAGHGGQAGQAGPGGDGH, from the coding sequence ATGGGCGAGTACGCGGGATCGGTGAACGGGGCGACGCGGCAAGGGAGTTCACGGCCGAGGGGCGAGCCCGGCAAGGGTGAGCGGGTCGCGGACTGGGCCGACGGGAGGCTCGGGCTGTACACGCTGGCCAGGGCCAACCTGCGCAAGGTGTTCCCGGACCACTGGTCGTTCATGCTGGGCGAGATCTGCCTCTACAGCTTCCTGATCCTCATCCTCACCGGCGTCTATCTCACCCTGTTCTTCGAGCCGAGCAGCGCCGAGGTCGTCTACCACGGCTCCTACGCGCCTCTCAACGGCATCAGGATGACGCGGGCGTACGAGTCGACCCTCGACATCAGCTTCGACGTGCGCGGCGGGCTGCTGATCCGGCAGATCCACCACTGGTCGGCGCTGGTGTTCGTCACCGGCATGCTCGTGCACATGATGCGGGTGTTCTTCACCGGCGCGTTCCGCAAGCCACGCGAGGTCAACTGGGTGTTCGGCTGGCTGCTGTTGTTCCTCGGCATCCTCACCGGTCTCACCGGCTACTCGCTCCCCGACGACCTGCTCTCCGGCACCGGCGTGCGGTTCGCCGACGGCGCGATCCTGTCCGTCCCGATCGTCGGGACGTACCTGTCGTTCTTCCTCTTCGGAGGGGAGTTCCCGGGGCACGACATCATCTCCCGGTTCTACCCGATCCACGTCCTGCTGCTGCCCGGCATCATGCTGGGGCTGGTCGTCGCCCACCTCATCCTGGTGTTCTTTCACAAGCACACGCAGTACCCGGGGCCCGGACGCGACCAGAAGAGCGTGGTCGGCATGCCGTTCATGCCGGTCTACATGGCGAAGGCCGGCGGGTTCTTCTTCCTGGTCTTCGGCGTGCTGGCGGTGATGGGCGGGATCGCGAGCGTCAACCCGGTGTGGGCGTTCGGCCCGTACCGGCCGGACCTGGTGACGACGGGCGCCCAGCCGGACTGGTACCTCGGCTTCTCCGAGGGGCTGATCCGGGTGATGCCGGGCTGGGAGATCAACGCCTGGGGCCACACCCTGGAACTGGGCGTCCTCATCCCGTTCTCGCTCTTCCCGCTGATCCTGCTGGCCCTCGGCGTCTACCCCTTCGTGGAGGCGTGGATCACCGGCGACAAGCGCGAGCACCACATCCTCGACCGGCCGCGCAACGCCCCCGTGCGCACCGGCCTCGGCGTGGCCTGGCTGACCCTGTACGCGGTGCTGCTGCTCGGCGGCGGCAACGACATCGTCGCCACGCATCTGCATCTGTCCATCAACGCGATCACCTGGTTCGTGCGGGTCTCCGTGTTCGTCGCCCCCGTCGTCGCCTTCGTGGTCACCAAGCGGATCTGTCTCGGACTGCAGCGCCGCGACCGCGACAAGGTGCTGCACGGCCGGGAGACGGGCACCATCAGACGCCTGCCGCACGGCGAGTACATCGAGGTCCACGAACCCCTCGGCCGGGACCGGCTGTTCACCCTCACCCAGCACGAGCAGCCTCCGCCGTACGGGATCGGGCCGCTCGTCGACCACAACGGGGTGCGGCGGCCGGTCACCGTCTCCGAGCGGGTGCGGGCGCGGCTGGCCCGGGCGATGTTCGGGGCGGACAGTCACATCCCCAAGCCGACGCCCGAGGAGTACCGCGAACTCACCGCGGGCCACGGGGGGCAGGCGGGTCAGGCGGGACCTGGGGGAGACGGGCACTGA
- a CDS encoding TetR/AcrR family transcriptional regulator, with protein MGRVGLTTERLVRAGAELADEAGFEEVTVSALARRFDVRVASLYSHVKNSRDLRTRIALLALEELADRASEALAGRAGKDALTALANVYRDYAHQHPGRYAAAQLRLDPETAAASAGVRHAQMTRALLRGYDLAEPDRTHAVRLLGSVFHGYVGLELGGSFSHSAPDTDETWTRVLDALDALLRNWPAA; from the coding sequence ATGGGCAGGGTCGGACTGACCACGGAGCGCCTGGTGCGGGCGGGCGCGGAGCTCGCCGACGAGGCCGGCTTCGAGGAGGTGACCGTCTCGGCGCTGGCCCGGCGGTTCGACGTCAGGGTGGCGAGTCTGTACTCGCACGTGAAGAACTCGCGGGACCTCCGGACCCGGATCGCGCTGCTCGCCCTCGAGGAGCTGGCCGACCGGGCCTCCGAGGCGCTGGCAGGCCGGGCCGGCAAGGACGCCCTGACCGCGCTCGCGAACGTCTACCGCGACTACGCGCACCAGCACCCCGGCCGCTACGCCGCCGCCCAGCTGCGGCTCGACCCCGAGACGGCGGCCGCGAGCGCCGGCGTCCGGCACGCGCAGATGACCCGGGCGCTGCTGCGCGGCTACGACCTCGCGGAGCCGGACCGTACACACGCGGTCCGGCTGCTCGGCAGCGTCTTCCACGGCTATGTCGGCCTGGAGCTGGGCGGCAGTTTCAGCCACAGCGCGCCGGACACGGACGAGACCTGGACCCGCGTCCTGGACGCCCTCGACGCCCTGCTGCGCAACTGGCCCGCCGCATGA
- a CDS encoding glutamate synthase subunit beta — MADPKGFLNHGREVAKSRPVDVRLKDWNEVYVPGSLLPIISKQASRCMDCGIPFCHNGCPLGNLIPEWNDFAYREDWSAAQERLHATNNFPEFTGRLCPAPCESACVLGINQPAVTIKNVEVSIIDKAWETGDVAPQAPERLSGKTVAVIGSGPAGLAAAQQLTRAGHTVAVYERADRIGGLLRYGIPEFKMEKRHINRRIEQMRTEGTRFRTGIEIGRDLKATDLKKRYDAVVIAAGATTARDLPVPGRELKGVHQAMEYLPLANKVQEGDFVAPPITAEGKHVVVIGGGDTGADCVGTAHRQGAASVTQLEIMPRPGEERNPGQPWPTFPMLYKVTSAHEEGGERVYSVSTTHFEGDEDGNVQWLHLTEVEFVEGRLTPKPGTERKIPAQLVTLAMGFTGTDRENGLVEQFGLELDERGNVARDADFATNVPGVYVAGDAGRGQSLIVWAIAEGRSAARGVDRFLTGASDLPAPIRPTDRSLMV; from the coding sequence ATGGCTGACCCGAAGGGCTTCCTGAACCACGGCCGTGAGGTCGCCAAGTCCCGCCCCGTCGACGTGCGGCTGAAGGACTGGAACGAGGTCTACGTCCCCGGCTCGCTGCTGCCGATCATCAGCAAGCAGGCCAGCCGGTGCATGGACTGCGGCATCCCGTTCTGCCACAACGGCTGTCCGCTCGGGAACCTGATCCCCGAGTGGAACGACTTCGCCTACCGCGAGGACTGGTCGGCGGCGCAGGAGCGGCTGCACGCGACGAACAACTTCCCGGAGTTCACCGGGCGGCTGTGCCCGGCTCCCTGCGAGTCGGCGTGCGTGCTCGGCATCAACCAGCCGGCCGTCACCATCAAGAACGTCGAGGTCTCGATCATCGACAAGGCGTGGGAGACCGGTGACGTCGCCCCGCAGGCGCCCGAGCGCCTGTCCGGCAAGACGGTCGCGGTCATCGGTTCGGGCCCGGCGGGCCTGGCCGCCGCCCAGCAGCTGACCCGGGCCGGCCACACCGTCGCCGTCTACGAGCGCGCGGACCGCATCGGCGGCCTGCTCCGCTACGGCATCCCCGAGTTCAAGATGGAGAAGCGGCACATCAACCGCCGCATCGAGCAGATGCGCACGGAGGGCACCCGCTTCCGCACCGGCATCGAGATCGGCCGCGACCTCAAGGCGACCGACCTCAAGAAGCGCTACGACGCCGTCGTCATCGCCGCCGGCGCCACGACCGCCCGTGACCTGCCGGTCCCCGGCCGTGAGCTCAAGGGCGTCCACCAGGCGATGGAGTACCTGCCGCTCGCCAACAAGGTCCAGGAGGGCGACTTCGTGGCGCCCCCGATCACGGCCGAGGGCAAGCACGTCGTGGTCATCGGCGGCGGCGACACCGGCGCCGACTGCGTGGGCACCGCGCACCGCCAGGGCGCGGCGTCCGTCACCCAGCTGGAGATCATGCCCCGGCCGGGCGAGGAGCGGAACCCGGGCCAGCCGTGGCCGACCTTCCCGATGCTCTACAAGGTCACCTCCGCGCACGAGGAGGGCGGCGAGCGGGTCTACTCCGTCTCCACCACCCACTTCGAGGGCGACGAGGACGGCAACGTCCAGTGGCTGCACCTCACCGAGGTCGAGTTCGTCGAGGGCAGGCTGACCCCGAAGCCGGGCACGGAACGCAAGATCCCCGCCCAGCTGGTCACCCTCGCCATGGGCTTCACCGGCACCGACCGGGAGAACGGCCTGGTGGAGCAGTTCGGCCTGGAGCTCGACGAGCGCGGCAACGTCGCGCGCGACGCCGACTTCGCGACCAACGTGCCCGGCGTGTACGTCGCCGGTGACGCCGGCCGCGGCCAGTCGCTCATCGTGTGGGCGATCGCGGAGGGCCGCTCGGCCGCCCGCGGCGTCGACCGGTTCCTGACCGGCGCGAGCGACCTGCCGGCCCCCATCCGCCCGACGGACCGCTCGCTGATGGTCTGA
- a CDS encoding GDSL-type esterase/lipase family protein has translation MSRAPEPAEPAWVTTPVTADLLRGALDLERTEHGVLPHRLPARARAQCADPQLAMAESQPSGVRLAFRTAATAVELDVLPTKRVYVGGPPLPDGVYELLVDGRPVRAAGATEGGRVQTVDLAADTVDTRCGPVATLRFTGLPTGVKDLEIWLPPTETTELVALRTDAPLTAAPAHGRPVWLHHGSSISHGSDAVRPTAIWPAVAARLAEVELINLGLGGSALLDPFTARALRDTPADLISVKVGINIVNLDVMRLRAFAPAVHGFLDTIREGRPSTPLVVVSPILCPMHEDTPGPTSLDFASAAAGRALFQPMGDPAEVAYGKLTLRVIRAELARIVAERAADDPHLHHVDGLELYGEADAAGTPLPDGLHPDAAGHRLIGERFARVLSARLPQVPPDPPAPRGPR, from the coding sequence ATGAGCCGCGCTCCCGAACCGGCCGAACCGGCCTGGGTCACGACGCCGGTCACCGCCGACCTGCTGCGCGGAGCCCTCGACCTGGAGCGCACCGAGCACGGCGTGCTGCCGCACCGGCTGCCCGCACGCGCGCGTGCCCAGTGCGCCGACCCGCAGCTCGCCATGGCCGAGTCCCAGCCGTCGGGTGTGCGGCTCGCGTTCCGCACCGCGGCCACCGCCGTCGAACTGGACGTCCTGCCCACGAAGCGGGTCTACGTCGGCGGCCCGCCCCTGCCGGACGGCGTGTACGAGCTGCTCGTCGACGGCCGCCCGGTCCGGGCCGCCGGCGCGACGGAGGGCGGCCGCGTCCAGACCGTCGACCTGGCGGCCGACACCGTCGACACGCGGTGCGGTCCGGTCGCCACCCTGCGGTTCACGGGCCTGCCGACCGGGGTCAAGGACCTGGAGATCTGGCTCCCGCCCACCGAGACCACCGAACTGGTGGCCCTGCGCACCGACGCCCCGCTGACCGCCGCCCCCGCGCACGGCCGCCCGGTCTGGCTGCACCACGGCAGTTCGATCAGTCACGGCTCGGACGCCGTGCGCCCCACCGCGATCTGGCCCGCCGTCGCCGCCCGGCTGGCCGAAGTGGAGCTGATCAACCTGGGCCTGGGCGGCAGCGCCCTGCTGGACCCGTTCACCGCTCGTGCGTTGCGGGACACTCCGGCCGACTTGATCAGCGTCAAGGTCGGCATCAATATCGTCAACCTGGACGTGATGCGGCTCCGTGCCTTCGCCCCGGCCGTGCACGGCTTCCTCGACACGATCCGCGAGGGCCGTCCGAGCACGCCCCTGGTGGTCGTCTCACCGATCCTGTGCCCGATGCACGAGGACACGCCCGGCCCCACCTCGCTCGACTTCGCCTCGGCGGCCGCGGGCCGGGCGTTGTTCCAGCCGATGGGCGATCCGGCCGAGGTGGCGTACGGGAAGCTGACCCTGCGGGTGATCCGCGCCGAACTGGCCCGGATCGTGGCCGAGCGCGCCGCCGACGACCCGCACCTGCACCACGTCGACGGCCTCGAGCTCTACGGCGAGGCCGACGCCGCCGGGACACCGCTGCCCGACGGCCTCCATCCGGACGCGGCCGGTCACCGTCTGATCGGCGAACGCTTCGCGCGGGTTCTCAGTGCCCGTCTCCCCCAGGTCCCGCCTGACCCGCCTGCCCCCCGTGGCCCGCGGTGA
- a CDS encoding vWA domain-containing protein, with amino-acid sequence MVAISLTKVQETAPALVSLYKSAGVSLAKHGLDGQRAAVYLVVDYSGSMKPYYRDGSVQALADRVLGLSAHLDDDGRVPVVFFSTDVDAVTDIALDDHCGRVDRIVACLGHMGKTSYHLAMDAVIDHYLDSGAREPALVVFQTDGGPINKLAAERYLCKASKLPLFWQFIGFGDRGSKQFDFLRKLDELPVPAKRAVDNAGFFHAGPDPRKVSDADLYDRLVSEFPQWLTAARAQGIVRP; translated from the coding sequence ATGGTCGCGATCAGTCTCACCAAGGTCCAGGAGACCGCACCCGCGCTGGTCAGCCTCTACAAGAGCGCCGGGGTGTCCCTCGCCAAGCACGGCCTCGACGGGCAGCGGGCCGCCGTCTACCTCGTCGTCGACTACTCGGGGTCGATGAAGCCGTACTACCGGGACGGCAGCGTGCAGGCCCTCGCCGACCGGGTGCTGGGACTCTCCGCCCATCTCGACGACGACGGCCGGGTGCCGGTCGTCTTCTTCTCCACCGACGTCGACGCCGTCACCGACATCGCCCTCGACGACCACTGCGGCCGGGTGGACCGCATCGTGGCCTGCCTCGGACACATGGGCAAGACGAGCTACCACCTCGCCATGGACGCCGTCATCGACCACTACCTCGACAGCGGCGCACGGGAACCCGCGCTGGTCGTCTTCCAGACCGACGGCGGCCCCATCAACAAGCTGGCCGCCGAACGCTATCTCTGCAAGGCCTCCAAGCTGCCCCTGTTCTGGCAGTTCATCGGCTTCGGCGACCGCGGCAGCAAGCAGTTCGACTTCCTGCGCAAGCTCGACGAACTGCCCGTCCCGGCGAAGCGGGCGGTCGACAACGCCGGCTTCTTCCACGCCGGTCCGGACCCGCGGAAGGTCTCGGACGCGGATCTCTACGACCGGCTCGTGAGCGAGTTCCCGCAGTGGCTGACGGCCGCCCGGGCGCAGGGGATCGTACGGCCGTAG
- a CDS encoding acyl-CoA dehydrogenase family protein gives MLAAAGTPAAVRDWSRGERAAGRALWSRIAEAGVFALAVPEAYEGLGPRPVELAVAFVELGRYAVPGPLVETVAAAAALSAPGPAAGRFLPGLASGESMATLAREGGYALDGDAATARLVLAADGLRLAPGHGPVRASLDPARRLTRLHPGGELLDPDPAADRALLWARLATAAQALGVGLALLDRTVGYVKQRVQFGVPIGSFQAVKHRLADAKIALEFARPLVLGAAVTMTPADVAAAKVSACEAAYTTARTALQLHGAIGYTAEYDLSLWLTKARALRTAWGDPDACRTEVLRDRA, from the coding sequence ATGCTGGCCGCGGCCGGCACACCGGCCGCGGTCCGCGACTGGAGCCGCGGCGAGCGGGCGGCCGGGCGGGCGCTGTGGTCGCGGATCGCCGAGGCCGGCGTCTTCGCACTGGCGGTCCCGGAGGCGTACGAAGGACTGGGCCCCAGGCCCGTCGAACTGGCCGTCGCCTTCGTCGAGTTGGGGCGGTATGCGGTGCCCGGCCCGCTGGTGGAGACGGTCGCCGCGGCTGCGGCGCTGAGCGCTCCGGGCCCGGCGGCCGGTCGGTTCCTGCCGGGCCTGGCCTCGGGTGAGTCGATGGCGACGCTGGCGCGGGAGGGCGGATACGCGCTGGACGGCGACGCGGCGACGGCACGGCTGGTGCTGGCCGCGGACGGACTGCGGCTCGCCCCGGGACACGGCCCGGTCCGCGCGTCCCTGGACCCGGCCCGCCGGCTCACCCGGCTGCACCCGGGCGGCGAACTCCTCGACCCCGATCCGGCCGCGGACCGCGCCCTGCTGTGGGCCCGTCTCGCCACCGCCGCGCAGGCGTTGGGCGTGGGCCTCGCACTGCTGGACCGGACGGTGGGGTATGTGAAGCAGCGCGTCCAGTTCGGCGTGCCCATAGGGTCGTTCCAGGCGGTCAAGCACCGGCTGGCGGACGCGAAGATCGCGCTGGAGTTCGCCCGCCCCCTGGTGCTGGGCGCCGCCGTGACGATGACCCCGGCGGACGTGGCCGCGGCGAAGGTGAGCGCCTGCGAGGCGGCGTACACGACCGCGCGCACCGCGCTGCAACTGCACGGCGCGATCGGCTACACGGCGGAGTACGACCTGTCCCTGTGGCTGACCAAGGCCCGCGCGCTGCGCACGGCATGGGGCGATCCGGACGCCTGCCGGACGGAGGTGCTGCGCGACCGCGCCTGA
- a CDS encoding FBP domain-containing protein — protein sequence MKPLTEAEIRAAFVNCSKGEAKRLSVPRDLADRPWDDLDYLGWRDPQAPDRAYLAVELGGRLKALALRTSAGGLGQARRSMCRLCLTTHSGGVSLMVAPKAGRAGQQGNSVGAYICSDLACSLYVRGKRDAGVGGRLHETITLEERIERTTAHLAAFVAKVTG from the coding sequence ATGAAGCCGCTGACCGAAGCAGAGATCCGTGCCGCGTTCGTGAACTGCAGCAAGGGCGAGGCCAAGCGCCTGTCCGTACCGCGCGACCTCGCCGACCGGCCCTGGGACGACCTGGACTATCTGGGCTGGCGCGATCCCCAGGCCCCCGACCGCGCCTACCTCGCCGTGGAGCTCGGCGGCAGGCTGAAGGCCCTCGCCCTGCGCACCTCCGCCGGGGGGCTCGGGCAGGCCCGGCGCAGCATGTGCAGGCTGTGCCTGACCACCCACTCCGGGGGCGTCTCGCTGATGGTCGCGCCGAAGGCCGGCCGGGCGGGCCAGCAGGGCAACTCGGTGGGCGCCTACATCTGCAGCGACCTCGCCTGCTCGCTGTATGTGCGGGGCAAGCGGGACGCGGGCGTGGGAGGGCGGCTGCACGAGACGATCACACTGGAGGAGCGGATCGAGCGGACGACCGCCCACCTCGCCGCGTTCGTGGCGAAGGTGACGGGCTGA